A window of Candidatus Methylomirabilis sp. contains these coding sequences:
- a CDS encoding glycosyltransferase → MLPAYNEEAAIGSLLHRIGEAMREAALPYQVILVDDGSQDATVAIVKECARRMPIVLEQHLHNLGLGPTVRDGLTAATQLAEDQDIVVTMDADDTHTPGLIAEMVQMISEGHDVVIASRYQHGARTVGVPLLRALLSRSASIVFRILFPIPGVRDFTSGYRAYRAQVIKGAFARYGQRFLDQQGFQCMVDILLKLRPMNLSFGEVPMILRYDRKGGESKMKVFRTALATLRLMLRIRFGGSTDK, encoded by the coding sequence GTGCTCCCGGCTTATAACGAGGAGGCTGCGATCGGATCGCTACTCCATCGTATTGGCGAGGCTATGCGTGAGGCCGCACTCCCCTATCAGGTGATCCTTGTGGATGATGGTAGTCAAGATGCGACGGTGGCGATCGTGAAGGAGTGCGCCAGGCGAATGCCCATCGTCTTAGAACAACACCTGCACAATCTCGGTCTCGGACCCACCGTCCGGGACGGACTCACTGCAGCAACACAGTTGGCAGAGGATCAGGACATCGTTGTGACCATGGATGCGGATGATACCCATACGCCGGGTCTGATTGCAGAGATGGTACAAATGATCTCCGAAGGCCACGATGTCGTCATAGCCTCTCGATATCAACATGGCGCAAGGACGGTCGGCGTCCCGCTTCTACGAGCGCTTTTGAGCCGCTCCGCCTCTATCGTATTCCGTATTCTATTCCCGATACCTGGCGTCAGAGACTTCACCAGCGGTTACCGAGCCTACCGCGCCCAGGTCATTAAAGGCGCGTTTGCCAGGTATGGGCAACGCTTTCTGGACCAGCAGGGCTTCCAATGCATGGTTGATATTCTGCTGAAACTCCGACCAATGAACCTGAGCTTCGGCGAGGTGCCTATGATTCTTCGGTACGATCGCAAGGGGGGGGAATCCAAAATGAAGGTGTTCCGGACCGCTCTGGCAACGCTCAGGCTTATGCTCAGGATAAGGTTCGGTGGATCAACAGATAAATGA
- a CDS encoding tetratricopeptide repeat protein has translation MNSASPSNPTSWGQLLLAALLVSLVSGAYWLKVRPTPTPPQSRETAPSGAAIQGLTDSLLTLGIRLQAIRQYDKALTTYKQVLQRDPTNPHAHYNIAQIYNERGQYAEAQREYEAVLRADPQFLDARLNLGVVLYRQRQFTTAAEAFRQVLQASPTHPMGLFNLGVTLLELGQVDEAIRWLEAALREDPKRADTHYYIGLALSRQGRHAEAQAALAKAAELNRHKQ, from the coding sequence ATGAACAGCGCAAGTCCGAGTAATCCCACTTCCTGGGGCCAGTTGCTGCTGGCGGCGCTCCTCGTGAGCCTGGTGAGCGGGGCGTACTGGCTCAAGGTCCGGCCGACCCCCACACCTCCCCAATCCAGGGAAACCGCTCCCAGTGGAGCCGCCATCCAGGGACTCACTGACTCGCTTCTGACTCTTGGCATTCGCCTGCAAGCGATCCGGCAATATGACAAGGCGCTGACGACGTACAAACAGGTACTTCAGCGTGATCCCACGAATCCTCATGCCCATTACAACATCGCCCAGATCTATAACGAGCGGGGACAGTACGCCGAGGCGCAGCGCGAGTACGAAGCGGTACTGAGGGCCGACCCGCAGTTCCTGGATGCCCGGCTGAACCTTGGGGTCGTTCTGTACAGGCAGCGGCAGTTCACGACGGCCGCCGAGGCCTTCCGGCAGGTCCTCCAGGCCTCTCCCACGCACCCGATGGGCCTGTTCAACCTCGGCGTCACGCTGCTTGAGCTGGGCCAGGTCGATGAGGCAATCCGGTGGCTTGAGGCGGCGTTGCGCGAGGATCCGAAGCGAGCCGACACTCACTACTATATTGGCCTGGCGCTCTCGCGGCAGGGACGCCATGCGGAAGCCCAGGCGGCGCTGGCGAAGGCCGCTGAGCTGAACCGCCACAAGCAGTGA
- a CDS encoding zinc-binding dehydrogenase — MKAVRFHEHGEPEVLRYEDAPDPTIAPHEVLVKVKACALNHLDLWCRKGMLGIQIPLPHISGSDIAGEVAAVGSIVTRIRPGQRVVVSPGVSCGQCVHCLSGRDNLCRSYEIVGGYRINGGYAEYVKVPEVNILLMPEGMSFEAAAAFPLTFLTAWNMLVNLAHVKRGDEVLVMGAGSGVGSAAIQIAKLFGARVIAAAGSDEKLDKAKALGADDGVNYADQDLVAEARRLTARRGADVIFEHVGGAVFEKLIPVLATGGRLVTCGATAGHLAQTDIRYLFMRQASIMGGFMGPKADLLQIMREIARGTLKPVVDRAFPLREAAAAQRAMEDRKLFGKLLLVT, encoded by the coding sequence ATGAAAGCAGTTCGATTTCATGAGCACGGCGAGCCGGAGGTCCTGAGGTACGAGGATGCCCCCGATCCTACGATCGCCCCGCATGAGGTGCTGGTGAAGGTAAAGGCCTGCGCCCTGAATCACCTGGATCTCTGGTGCCGAAAAGGGATGCTGGGGATACAGATCCCCCTGCCCCACATCTCCGGTTCGGACATCGCCGGTGAGGTGGCAGCGGTGGGGAGCATCGTGACCCGCATCAGGCCCGGTCAACGGGTGGTCGTGTCGCCAGGGGTGAGCTGTGGCCAGTGCGTCCACTGCCTGTCCGGCCGTGACAATCTCTGTCGCTCGTACGAGATCGTCGGTGGATACCGGATCAATGGCGGCTACGCGGAGTACGTCAAGGTCCCGGAGGTCAACATCCTGCTCATGCCGGAAGGCATGTCCTTCGAAGCCGCGGCGGCGTTCCCGCTCACGTTTCTCACCGCCTGGAACATGCTGGTCAATCTCGCGCACGTGAAAAGGGGCGATGAGGTGCTGGTGATGGGGGCGGGGAGTGGGGTTGGAAGCGCCGCCATCCAGATCGCCAAGCTGTTCGGCGCTCGCGTGATCGCCGCCGCCGGCAGTGACGAGAAGCTTGACAAGGCCAAGGCGCTTGGCGCTGACGACGGGGTCAACTATGCCGACCAGGATCTGGTCGCCGAGGCGCGGCGCCTCACGGCCAGGCGAGGGGCGGACGTGATCTTCGAGCATGTGGGGGGCGCTGTGTTCGAGAAGCTGATTCCGGTCCTGGCCACCGGGGGCCGTCTGGTGACCTGCGGCGCTACAGCCGGCCACCTGGCTCAGACCGATATCCGGTACCTCTTCATGCGGCAGGCATCGATCATGGGCGGCTTCATGGGACCGAAGGCCGACCTGCTACAGATCATGCGGGAGATAGCGCGCGGGACGCTCAAGCCGGTGGTGGATCGCGCCTTTCCGCTTCGGGAAGCTGCAGCCGCTCAGCGCGCGATGGAGGATCGCAAGCTGTTCGGCAAGCTACTGCTGGTGACCTGA
- a CDS encoding YfhO family protein — protein MNLLARLNPFSKVHGEPFVESGRLAGDSPGRWATAVLLVLALIPSALNAIALLPELRLDVPSLNDDAFHYLMIQRASEALANGENPFDHWGPELDLGFPQFFYYQHLPHLAVVLLHRLLLKQVDLFTIFNLVRYLLLIGFPLTVYWSMRQLGFSAVAGAIGAAAATLLSSNNRSGFEYDSYVWRGFGLYTQLWAMHLFFITLACLHRVLTRGAGYAAAVVAGSSLVLAHLIYGYMMALMALVLFVNGLNRANARRRAARFAVLGILVALTTAYFWLPFLLFKAYLNASPYLERWKYDSFGARDILTWLMNGDLLDYGRLPVLTVLLALGIASALFARTRPERLALVLLLFSLVLFFGRPTLGRLADLLPMHEGLQFVRFNAGVHMAAILLMGVGGEWVWHRLARLPGHSHTVAAGLLLLVLMAPALRERWEYYAFNAQWMNRTKQALDTDQDARTILAALAELPPGRTYAGLPSNWGRGIQVGDLHFYDLLTLHRIVTTSPQHASFSLNADLTWEFDDRNPAHYNLFNLKYVVAPHGLAMPPFLRRVRETPRYILYQAETSGYAQFASISGFKDVSSQSSLLSENRSWLVSPNPGAGRFIRYGYPSGSDGSERSATGGCPGGGAISEERILPGQVELRVECSEASALVLKMTYHPNWRVAIDGRPQRPFMVSPSFIGIDVPAGRHQVRMEYHSPWYKTALLLLGVCTLVATIRFRRRFIQLDALVSSQP, from the coding sequence ATGAACCTCCTGGCGCGGCTGAATCCCTTCTCAAAAGTCCACGGTGAGCCGTTCGTCGAATCCGGGAGACTAGCCGGTGATTCGCCCGGCCGCTGGGCGACGGCGGTACTGCTGGTTCTGGCTCTTATTCCCAGCGCGCTCAACGCGATCGCGCTCCTGCCGGAGTTGCGACTTGACGTCCCAAGTCTGAACGATGACGCCTTCCATTACCTGATGATCCAGCGAGCCAGCGAGGCCCTGGCGAACGGCGAGAACCCCTTCGATCACTGGGGGCCAGAGCTGGATCTTGGATTTCCGCAGTTTTTCTACTACCAGCATCTGCCACACCTCGCGGTGGTTCTCCTGCATCGCCTGCTGCTGAAACAGGTGGACCTCTTCACCATCTTCAACCTCGTGCGATATCTGCTCCTGATCGGGTTTCCGCTGACCGTATACTGGTCAATGCGCCAACTAGGGTTCTCCGCCGTGGCTGGGGCTATCGGGGCCGCTGCCGCCACGCTCCTCTCGTCAAATAACCGCTCTGGCTTCGAGTACGATAGCTACGTCTGGCGCGGCTTTGGTCTGTACACCCAACTCTGGGCGATGCATCTGTTCTTCATCACGCTGGCCTGCCTGCATCGCGTCCTGACTAGAGGCGCGGGGTACGCCGCGGCTGTTGTCGCAGGCTCGTCGCTGGTCCTAGCGCACCTGATTTATGGCTACATGATGGCGCTCATGGCGCTCGTACTTTTCGTCAATGGGCTCAACCGAGCGAACGCGCGCAGACGCGCGGCCCGGTTCGCCGTTCTTGGCATCTTGGTCGCGCTGACCACCGCCTACTTCTGGCTCCCCTTCCTCCTTTTCAAAGCCTACCTGAACGCCAGCCCGTATCTTGAACGCTGGAAGTACGACTCGTTCGGAGCCAGAGACATCCTCACATGGCTGATGAACGGCGATCTGCTGGACTATGGGCGGCTTCCGGTCCTGACGGTGCTGCTCGCCCTTGGGATCGCCTCGGCCCTCTTCGCGCGCACCCGGCCTGAGCGCCTGGCGCTTGTCCTGCTCCTCTTTTCGCTGGTGCTCTTTTTTGGGCGTCCTACTTTGGGCAGGTTGGCGGACCTCTTGCCGATGCACGAAGGGCTCCAGTTCGTTCGCTTTAACGCTGGCGTCCACATGGCGGCCATCCTCCTGATGGGCGTGGGTGGTGAGTGGGTCTGGCATCGGTTAGCGCGGCTTCCGGGACACTCCCATACAGTAGCCGCAGGGCTGCTCCTGCTTGTCCTAATGGCCCCGGCCCTTCGCGAACGATGGGAGTACTACGCCTTCAACGCCCAGTGGATGAATCGAACGAAGCAGGCGCTCGATACGGATCAGGATGCGCGCACGATTCTCGCCGCACTCGCTGAGTTACCGCCGGGCCGAACCTATGCCGGTCTGCCGAGCAACTGGGGACGGGGGATACAGGTGGGCGATCTGCATTTCTATGACCTGTTGACCCTCCACCGGATTGTGACAACCTCGCCCCAACATGCAAGTTTCTCGCTGAACGCCGATCTGACCTGGGAATTCGATGACCGGAACCCGGCTCACTATAATCTTTTCAATCTGAAGTATGTGGTGGCGCCACACGGCCTAGCCATGCCCCCGTTCCTGCGCCGCGTCAGGGAGACGCCGCGGTACATCCTTTATCAGGCCGAGACCAGCGGCTACGCCCAGTTTGCCAGCATCAGCGGGTTCAAGGACGTCAGCTCGCAGTCGAGTCTTTTATCCGAAAACCGAAGCTGGCTGGTAAGCCCGAATCCCGGAGCCGGGCGATTCATCCGCTATGGCTACCCTTCTGGAAGCGACGGATCAGAGCGGTCTGCGACAGGGGGTTGCCCTGGTGGCGGGGCCATCAGCGAGGAGCGTATATTGCCGGGCCAGGTCGAGTTGCGGGTCGAGTGTTCTGAAGCTTCGGCCCTTGTCCTCAAAATGACGTACCACCCGAACTGGCGGGTCGCCATTGACGGCCGGCCGCAGCGTCCGTTCATGGTATCCCCCAGTTTTATTGGCATCGACGTGCCTGCCGGTAGGCATCAGGTCCGCATGGAGTATCACTCCCCCTGGTACAAGACCGCATTGCTCCTCCTCGGCGTTTGTACGCTGGTCGCAACGATCCGGTTTCGACGCCGGTTTATCCAGCTCGACGCGCTCGTCTCTTCGCAGCCCTGA
- the wecB gene encoding UDP-N-acetylglucosamine 2-epimerase (non-hydrolyzing) has translation MMLGDPMHTIGILIGTRPEAIKLMPVIRAFEHIGVNPKVFVTGQHRELLEPILSELNIVHVENLRLMEDDQSLGDLSARVLARVQEVLRRHQLHLLVVQGDTTSAAMSALAGFYENVSVAHIEAGLRTGSRRNPFPEEMNRRLIACLADLHFAPTTQARENLLKEGVPSGRIHVVGNTVIDALFYVRDHLLDSMAPDPLLEQIAARGRQIVLVTGHRRESFGTDLASICRGIRELANAFSSSIEIIYPVHLNPNVQREVRPILSSVTNIRLTEPLSYARFVEVMLRSKLIITDSGGVQEEAAALGIPVLVTRQTCERLEAVEIGVSEVVGPDKNKIVEAAYRLLTDEHVYRNRAVPSAVFGDGHSAERIVQIMLGDRR, from the coding sequence ATGATGCTCGGTGACCCAATGCACACTATAGGGATATTGATAGGGACACGCCCGGAGGCCATTAAATTGATGCCGGTCATTCGGGCGTTCGAACATATTGGCGTGAACCCGAAGGTCTTTGTGACTGGGCAGCATCGCGAGCTTCTGGAACCGATCCTCAGTGAACTCAACATCGTTCATGTAGAAAACCTGCGATTGATGGAAGATGACCAATCGTTAGGCGACCTTTCAGCCAGGGTTCTAGCCCGCGTGCAGGAGGTGTTACGGCGTCATCAGCTCCACCTGCTTGTGGTTCAGGGGGATACCACCTCTGCCGCCATGAGCGCACTGGCCGGCTTTTACGAGAATGTCTCGGTGGCACACATCGAAGCGGGATTACGGACCGGGTCTCGCCGCAACCCTTTTCCCGAAGAGATGAACCGGAGGTTGATCGCGTGCCTGGCGGATCTCCACTTCGCTCCGACAACACAAGCCAGAGAGAATCTTCTGAAAGAAGGGGTCCCATCTGGCCGGATTCACGTCGTGGGCAATACCGTGATCGACGCGCTGTTCTATGTACGAGACCATTTGCTCGACAGCATGGCGCCCGATCCTCTGCTGGAACAGATAGCAGCTCGGGGGCGCCAGATTGTATTGGTGACCGGACATCGGCGCGAAAGCTTCGGGACTGATTTGGCCTCGATTTGTAGAGGAATCCGCGAGCTGGCAAACGCCTTCTCCAGCTCTATCGAGATCATTTATCCCGTTCATTTGAACCCGAATGTTCAACGAGAGGTCCGGCCGATTCTTTCTTCGGTGACGAACATTCGGCTGACCGAACCACTGTCTTATGCGAGATTCGTCGAAGTCATGCTCCGTTCCAAGCTGATCATCACGGACAGCGGGGGAGTTCAGGAAGAGGCCGCCGCGTTGGGCATTCCGGTGCTTGTCACTCGCCAAACGTGTGAGCGTTTGGAGGCGGTTGAGATAGGTGTGTCAGAGGTAGTTGGGCCCGACAAGAACAAGATCGTTGAGGCGGCATATCGACTCTTAACAGATGAACATGTCTATCGCAACAGAGCGGTTCCGAGCGCGGTGTTCGGCGATGGTCATAGCGCAGAGCGGATTGTCCAGATTATGTTGGGCGACAGGCGATGA
- a CDS encoding tetratricopeptide repeat protein yields the protein MEQHTRWSGWMAEAKSPVWLRPFPVMLLLAALAGLTYVNALPNSFVFDDKSLSNLSEQLQWLFDDLRNRHLLTYRPLRTASYAIDYAIFGLNPAGFRAFNILYHVLNGALLFTIVRAVLKQSRLALLAAVLFIVHPIQTESVAYISGRRDVLFTLFYLAGLYGFIRYRETSRIRYLCLAGFSYLLSLLTKEMAITLPLLWLCYDLIRSIPFADTEGRSSPWKALRDGTRTLLRRHAWFYLLVGILLSIPAYYYTKVFVLPRSLRVEMWGGGIWPTLLTSVRIFAHYLTLMVFPMTLSADYSFNAFPISYSFTEIRVIVAFAILGGVWWGLYRLLASDRWAAFGGLWFFVTLLPVSQIIPHHEIVAEHYLYLPSAGFCLAAAVLVERLLTRSRNPRAIAAAFALIVLLLGLRTVARNRDWKDELTLWTRTVQTSPQSARAHIALAGMHLRQGRYDPARQELVEALRIQPHSVGTHSDLGVVLLTLRRFDEAEREFREAIRLSASPSPGLRVNLALAYLGRSQFHQAEQELSEAFRSPLLSGLERAAALHNQGLVYAKTGRPAEAERVLAESLNINPKNVSARMELAALYLENGMLPEGATQLEETLRYKGPDADLHALLGEVYYRLGRKDRAAAELTRALSLKGNFPEAKAFLKMINREIAGDKAKPG from the coding sequence ATGGAGCAGCACACCCGGTGGTCCGGATGGATGGCGGAAGCGAAGAGCCCTGTGTGGCTTCGTCCCTTCCCGGTCATGCTGCTCCTGGCCGCCTTGGCCGGCCTCACCTACGTCAACGCTCTCCCCAACAGTTTCGTCTTCGACGATAAGAGCCTCTCCAACCTGTCCGAGCAGTTGCAGTGGCTGTTTGATGATCTTCGGAACAGACACTTGCTGACCTACCGGCCGCTTCGGACTGCATCGTACGCGATTGACTACGCCATTTTCGGGCTGAATCCGGCCGGCTTTCGGGCCTTCAACATCCTCTATCATGTCCTGAACGGTGCTCTGCTCTTTACTATTGTCCGAGCTGTGCTGAAGCAATCGCGGCTCGCCCTGCTTGCCGCCGTCCTGTTCATCGTCCACCCGATCCAGACCGAGTCGGTCGCCTACATCTCCGGCCGACGAGACGTCCTCTTCACCCTGTTCTACCTGGCAGGCTTGTACGGATTTATCCGGTACCGGGAGACGAGTCGAATTCGCTATCTCTGTCTCGCCGGCTTCTCGTACCTGCTCAGCCTGCTCACGAAAGAGATGGCCATCACCTTACCGCTGCTCTGGCTCTGCTACGATCTTATACGGTCGATCCCATTCGCCGACACAGAAGGCCGTTCTTCCCCATGGAAAGCCCTGCGCGATGGAACGCGTACCCTGTTGAGACGGCATGCGTGGTTTTATCTGCTTGTCGGTATATTGTTGAGTATCCCTGCCTACTACTACACGAAGGTCTTTGTGCTTCCCAGAAGCCTCAGAGTTGAGATGTGGGGCGGAGGGATCTGGCCGACCCTGCTCACCAGCGTGAGGATCTTTGCCCACTACCTCACGCTGATGGTCTTTCCCATGACGCTCAGCGCCGATTACTCCTTCAACGCCTTCCCCATCTCCTACTCATTCACTGAGATAAGAGTGATTGTCGCATTCGCGATCCTCGGCGGGGTCTGGTGGGGGCTCTATCGCCTGTTGGCTTCAGATCGCTGGGCGGCCTTTGGCGGCCTCTGGTTTTTCGTCACGCTCCTGCCGGTCTCCCAGATCATCCCACACCATGAGATAGTAGCTGAGCACTACCTGTACCTGCCATCCGCCGGCTTCTGCCTCGCGGCCGCCGTCCTGGTGGAGCGGCTCCTTACCCGGAGCAGGAACCCACGCGCCATTGCGGCTGCCTTCGCCCTGATCGTCCTGCTGCTTGGTCTCCGAACCGTCGCGCGTAATCGTGACTGGAAGGATGAGCTGACCCTCTGGACCAGGACCGTTCAGACCTCCCCCCAATCGGCGCGAGCGCATATCGCCCTTGCAGGGATGCACCTCCGACAGGGCCGCTATGACCCGGCCAGACAGGAACTCGTCGAGGCCCTGCGCATCCAGCCACACAGTGTGGGCACCCACAGCGACCTGGGCGTCGTGCTGCTGACGCTTCGTCGCTTTGACGAAGCTGAACGGGAGTTTCGCGAAGCGATACGGCTCTCGGCCTCGCCGTCTCCCGGCCTGAGAGTGAACCTCGCGCTGGCCTACCTCGGACGATCACAGTTCCACCAGGCCGAACAGGAGCTCAGCGAAGCCTTCCGCTCCCCGCTGCTATCCGGGTTGGAGCGGGCTGCGGCCCTCCACAATCAGGGTCTGGTGTATGCCAAGACAGGGAGGCCCGCGGAGGCTGAAAGGGTCCTCGCGGAGAGCCTGAACATCAACCCGAAGAATGTGAGTGCCAGGATGGAGCTGGCGGCGCTCTACCTTGAAAATGGGATGCTTCCGGAGGGGGCCACGCAGCTTGAGGAAACCCTTCGTTACAAAGGGCCTGATGCCGATCTGCACGCCCTGCTTGGAGAGGTCTACTATCGTCTGGGACGGAAAGACCGGGCCGCAGCCGAACTCACACGGGCTTTGAGTCTCAAGGGTAACTTCCCGGAGGCCAAGGCTTTTCTGAAGATGATCAACCGGGAGATAGCCGGCGACAAAGCCAAACCCGGCTAA